One Coriobacteriia bacterium genomic window carries:
- a CDS encoding pyridoxal-phosphate dependent enzyme has protein sequence MSYPLLMRLPGTSGMPRLALCDLPTPLEPLELDTRARMLRVKRDDASARAYGGNKARKLELLLGEALAQKRRAVITFGAYGSNHALATAVHASAAGIEPHVVLSPQAPGPFAARTLRAHAGLGTHIHAIEGWDGSREAVRVRRELAERDGVEPYVIPMGGTNALGAIAYVNAALELAAQAQATGEGLPDRVYLAGGTIGTAIGLAIGFSLLEAPTRVEAVRVTPGEVCNLESARTLTIATVDRLRSLDSGMPDVAFEDLRFALREEFFEPGYGVPTTQSVEAVRVATEAGIPAETTYTGKALAALLADSVSGALDDADVLFWDTYNSSPLPPAGRDEDLPGVLQEYVVECDRLFASEKGPTT, from the coding sequence ATGTCCTACCCGCTACTGATGAGACTGCCGGGCACGAGCGGGATGCCGCGCCTGGCCCTGTGCGATCTTCCCACGCCGCTCGAGCCGCTCGAGCTCGACACGCGTGCCCGCATGCTTCGCGTGAAGCGCGACGACGCTTCCGCACGCGCATACGGCGGCAACAAGGCGCGCAAGCTGGAGTTGCTCCTGGGTGAGGCGCTCGCGCAGAAGCGGCGCGCCGTGATCACCTTCGGTGCTTACGGCTCCAATCATGCGCTGGCGACGGCGGTGCACGCGTCCGCGGCCGGGATCGAGCCGCACGTCGTGCTGTCGCCGCAGGCGCCGGGGCCATTCGCCGCCCGCACGCTGCGGGCCCACGCCGGCCTCGGTACCCACATCCATGCCATCGAGGGGTGGGACGGCTCCCGCGAGGCCGTGCGCGTCCGCCGGGAACTCGCCGAGCGCGATGGCGTCGAGCCGTACGTGATCCCGATGGGCGGCACGAACGCGCTCGGAGCCATCGCGTACGTGAACGCAGCACTTGAGCTGGCCGCGCAGGCGCAGGCAACGGGCGAAGGGCTACCCGACCGCGTGTACCTCGCAGGCGGAACCATCGGCACCGCCATCGGGCTGGCCATCGGATTCTCCCTGCTCGAGGCGCCCACGCGCGTCGAGGCGGTGCGCGTCACGCCGGGCGAGGTCTGCAACCTCGAGAGTGCCCGGACGCTCACCATCGCGACGGTCGACAGGCTGCGGTCCTTGGATTCGGGCATGCCGGACGTCGCGTTCGAGGATCTGCGATTCGCCTTGCGGGAGGAGTTCTTCGAGCCCGGGTACGGCGTGCCGACCACACAGAGCGTCGAGGCGGTGCGGGTTGCGACTGAGGCCGGCATCCCCGCCGAGACCACCTACACGGGCAAGGCGCTCGCGGCGCTTCTCGCCGACTCGGTGTCAGGTGCGCTCGATGACGCCGACGTCTTGTTCTGGGACACCTACAACTCAAGCCCCCTGCCGCCTGCGGGGCGCGATGAGGACCTGCCCGGCGTGCTGCAGGAGTACGTCGTCGAGTGCGACCGTCTGTTCGCAAGCGAGAAGGGGCCCACCACATGA
- a CDS encoding HD domain-containing protein produces the protein MRDSDGNRRPELELLLLLVLVGATVFAILVAEHKLAFLAFFQIPVLVASYFLGRRQGVMVATLAVLMVGIYAVINPTVFIPDPDQTPGVALFLWGAFLIVTAYVVGTLYEAKATAASDLRQAYEGLVDILSELIDAVDHYADNHSVRVARLAARIGVAMNLPVDQIENIRVAGLLHDIQKADVSIDVLRKAAQTDSGSHEGPGLLMAKRFQASGGLLRDVVPLIESYNERFDGEGAHGQTGEAIPLGSRVLAVADALDRAMAPTPYGQGLTAPQAIMDVEALSGTSFDPTVIDATIVVFESGGLED, from the coding sequence GTGCGCGACAGCGATGGTAACCGGCGTCCGGAACTCGAGCTTCTGCTCCTGCTCGTCCTCGTAGGAGCCACGGTCTTCGCGATCCTGGTTGCCGAGCACAAACTCGCATTCCTCGCGTTCTTCCAGATTCCCGTGCTGGTCGCGTCGTACTTCCTTGGCCGCCGCCAGGGAGTGATGGTCGCGACACTGGCCGTCCTCATGGTCGGCATCTACGCCGTCATCAACCCGACGGTGTTCATCCCCGATCCAGACCAGACGCCGGGGGTCGCCCTCTTCCTGTGGGGCGCCTTCCTTATCGTGACGGCCTACGTCGTGGGCACGCTGTATGAGGCAAAGGCAACCGCCGCATCCGACCTACGACAGGCGTACGAGGGGCTCGTCGACATCCTGTCCGAGCTCATCGACGCGGTCGACCACTACGCCGACAACCACTCGGTGCGCGTCGCCCGGCTTGCCGCACGCATCGGCGTGGCGATGAACCTGCCGGTGGACCAGATCGAGAACATCCGGGTAGCGGGGTTGCTGCATGACATCCAGAAGGCCGACGTCAGCATCGACGTCCTGCGCAAAGCAGCCCAGACGGATTCCGGCTCCCACGAAGGTCCGGGGCTCCTCATGGCCAAGCGCTTCCAGGCGTCCGGTGGCCTGCTGCGGGATGTCGTACCGCTGATCGAGAGCTACAACGAGCGTTTCGACGGTGAGGGCGCGCACGGGCAGACGGGCGAAGCGATTCCGCTTGGCTCCCGGGTGCTCGCGGTGGCTGACGCACTCGATCGCGCTATGGCACCCACGCCCTACGGGCAGGGGCTGACCGCGCCGCAGGCCATCATGGACGTCGAGGCCCTGTCCGGAACCAGTTTCGACCCGACCGTCATCGACGCGACGATCGTCGTCTTCGAGTCGGGTGGACTCGAAGACTGA
- a CDS encoding ABC transporter ATP-binding protein, translating to MTDASSESTLIRLVDVVKTYDTGGVAFTALKGVNLEVGRGEFVGLIGKSGSGKTTLINMITGIDHPTSGNIFVEDTPVHGLSENALAVWRGRSIGVVFQFFQLLPTLTVIENIMLPMDFCGVHRVDDRPKVALELLEQVEMADQAYKLPSALSGGQQQRVAVARALANDPPIIAADEPTGNLDSKTADAVFTLFEQLVARGKTIVMVTHDNDLASRVTRALHVADGEIVEDRRRWLEEELAEEAAAAAGRSAGADSAGRG from the coding sequence GTGACGGACGCTTCGAGTGAATCGACACTGATCCGACTCGTCGATGTCGTGAAGACCTACGACACCGGCGGGGTGGCGTTCACGGCGCTCAAGGGCGTGAACCTGGAGGTGGGCCGCGGAGAGTTCGTCGGTCTCATCGGCAAGTCGGGTTCCGGCAAGACCACCCTCATCAATATGATCACCGGGATAGACCACCCGACGTCGGGCAACATCTTCGTCGAGGACACTCCCGTCCACGGTCTGAGCGAGAACGCGCTTGCCGTATGGCGCGGCAGGTCCATCGGCGTCGTCTTCCAGTTCTTCCAGCTGCTGCCCACGCTCACCGTGATCGAGAACATCATGCTGCCGATGGACTTCTGCGGCGTACACCGCGTCGACGACCGCCCGAAAGTGGCGCTTGAACTGCTCGAGCAGGTCGAGATGGCCGACCAGGCGTACAAGTTGCCCTCGGCGCTTTCCGGCGGGCAGCAGCAGCGCGTCGCAGTCGCGCGCGCTCTGGCCAACGATCCGCCGATCATCGCGGCCGACGAGCCCACCGGGAACCTGGACTCCAAGACCGCTGACGCCGTCTTCACGCTGTTCGAGCAGCTCGTGGCACGCGGCAAGACGATCGTCATGGTCACCCACGACAACGACCTGGCCAGCCGCGTCACGCGCGCCCTGCACGTGGCCGACGGTGAGATCGTGGAGGACCGGCGCCGCTGGCTGGAAGAGGAGCTTGCCGAAGAAGCTGCGGCTGCCGCCGGTCGCAGCGCCGGGGCCGACTCCGCGGGCCGGGGCTAG
- a CDS encoding FtsX-like permease family protein, with protein MISPRWHKVARDLTSHKIRTALVVLSIAVGVFAIAVVMGGREILLREFDVDFEASIPPSAQFDTTGFDAKLPANIADREDVRDAEGRRRVTVRYSTASIEETATTEGWETLRLWAIPQFGRGGVQKLVREEYAAWPPRPGGVILEKSALQIEDISVGDIINVETSAGKRGKLRVEGFAHDINVVPAQFQDALTGFVSMETLAVLGEPDALNHLSIVLDPTVSRSAASRIAADIRDTDLTAAGVNTLRLEVPEPGSHFLGDIFKAVSLLLLALGIMALALSGFLVVTTVQAILAQQVRQVGIMKAVGGRHVQIAWMYLALVAAYGVLAVAIGLPLGLWAGAWFAEYAAGIMNFRLASDSPPAWVFGLVLFVGLVVPVLAAAFPIHKGTTLPVARALDPAGSGTRFGTGIIDRALGLLRGLPRPVALSLRNTFVRKGRLALTLTTLVLASAVVMGVVTVRASMLQTVEDMGAWWRYDAQVFMARPQRQADLESEAAKVTDVDAVETWFDSQVSLTRPDGSENQETYALGVPVDTEFITPVLVAGRWLEPGGADEVVVNTDVLKDEPYLSVGDIMYVTVRGAERRWRIVGVVTGQLMGSVMFIDREVLQEATGAEGFVTRLLVQTPASDPDSQVRTSRELERRLDEAGLTISGSQTQEAQKQTIANQLGILVTFLVIMAVILAAVGVIGLTGTMTINVLESTREIGVMRSIGASHASIFGIYITEGVVVGLMAWGLGALLSWPLSVWLVDALGTAMGLPLSYAYSWWGVGMWLVLVVLIAAVASLLPAWRASMVSIRDAIAYE; from the coding sequence ATGATCTCCCCGCGCTGGCACAAGGTCGCCCGCGACCTCACAAGTCACAAGATCCGCACCGCACTCGTCGTCTTGTCGATTGCGGTCGGGGTGTTCGCGATAGCGGTCGTGATGGGCGGGCGCGAGATTCTGCTGCGCGAGTTCGACGTCGACTTCGAGGCGAGCATCCCGCCGTCGGCACAGTTCGACACGACCGGGTTCGACGCCAAGCTCCCCGCTAACATCGCCGATCGTGAGGATGTCCGTGATGCCGAGGGGCGGCGCCGCGTGACGGTGCGCTACTCGACCGCCTCAATCGAGGAGACGGCGACCACCGAGGGGTGGGAGACGCTGCGGCTGTGGGCGATTCCTCAGTTCGGGCGCGGCGGGGTGCAGAAGCTCGTTCGCGAGGAGTACGCCGCGTGGCCGCCCCGGCCAGGCGGTGTCATCCTCGAGAAGAGCGCGCTGCAGATCGAAGACATCAGCGTAGGCGACATCATCAATGTCGAGACCTCGGCGGGGAAGCGCGGCAAGCTCAGGGTTGAGGGGTTCGCCCACGACATCAACGTCGTGCCGGCCCAGTTCCAAGACGCATTGACGGGTTTTGTCTCGATGGAGACGTTGGCGGTGCTGGGCGAACCGGATGCGCTCAATCACCTCTCGATCGTCCTCGATCCGACGGTGTCGAGGTCGGCTGCCAGTCGTATCGCCGCCGACATCCGTGACACCGATCTCACCGCAGCGGGCGTCAACACCTTGCGGCTTGAGGTGCCCGAACCGGGAAGCCACTTCCTGGGCGACATCTTCAAGGCCGTTTCGTTGCTCCTGCTTGCACTGGGCATCATGGCGCTTGCGCTCTCGGGCTTTCTCGTCGTCACCACGGTTCAGGCGATCCTCGCGCAGCAGGTGCGCCAAGTCGGCATCATGAAGGCGGTGGGAGGCCGGCACGTCCAGATCGCATGGATGTATCTCGCTCTGGTCGCCGCGTACGGGGTGCTGGCTGTCGCGATAGGGCTTCCGCTGGGGCTGTGGGCCGGCGCTTGGTTCGCCGAGTACGCAGCGGGGATCATGAACTTCCGTCTGGCGAGCGATTCGCCCCCGGCGTGGGTCTTTGGCTTGGTGCTCTTCGTCGGTCTTGTCGTGCCGGTCCTGGCCGCCGCGTTCCCTATTCACAAGGGGACGACGCTCCCTGTGGCGCGCGCGCTCGACCCGGCGGGCAGTGGCACGCGCTTCGGCACCGGGATCATCGACCGCGCGCTCGGGTTGCTCCGGGGGCTTCCTCGCCCGGTCGCGCTCTCGCTGCGCAACACGTTCGTCCGAAAAGGGCGGCTGGCGCTCACCCTGACAACGCTGGTTCTGGCGTCGGCGGTGGTGATGGGCGTCGTGACCGTGCGCGCGTCCATGCTCCAGACCGTCGAGGACATGGGGGCGTGGTGGCGCTACGACGCACAGGTGTTCATGGCGCGCCCTCAGCGGCAGGCGGACCTCGAAAGCGAGGCGGCCAAGGTGACCGACGTGGATGCGGTGGAGACGTGGTTCGACTCTCAGGTCTCGCTCACGCGACCCGACGGCTCCGAGAACCAGGAGACCTACGCGCTGGGTGTTCCGGTCGACACCGAGTTCATCACGCCGGTTCTGGTCGCCGGGCGCTGGCTTGAGCCCGGTGGCGCGGATGAGGTCGTCGTCAATACCGACGTGCTGAAAGACGAACCCTACCTGAGCGTGGGCGACATCATGTACGTGACGGTTCGTGGAGCCGAACGGCGCTGGCGAATCGTCGGGGTGGTCACGGGGCAGCTTATGGGTTCGGTGATGTTCATCGACCGTGAGGTCCTCCAGGAAGCGACCGGAGCGGAAGGCTTCGTCACGCGGCTGCTGGTGCAGACGCCTGCCTCAGACCCCGACTCGCAGGTGCGCACCTCACGGGAGCTCGAACGGCGCCTTGACGAAGCCGGACTGACGATATCGGGCTCTCAGACGCAGGAGGCGCAGAAACAGACGATCGCCAATCAGTTGGGCATCCTCGTCACGTTCCTCGTCATCATGGCGGTCATCCTCGCGGCCGTCGGGGTCATCGGGCTCACGGGCACGATGACGATCAACGTGCTCGAGTCGACGCGCGAGATCGGGGTCATGCGCTCGATCGGTGCGAGCCACGCCTCGATCTTCGGCATCTACATCACCGAGGGGGTCGTCGTCGGGCTGATGGCGTGGGGCTTGGGTGCCCTATTGTCGTGGCCGCTGTCGGTGTGGCTCGTTGATGCGCTGGGTACGGCCATGGGGCTGCCGCTCTCGTACGCGTACTCGTGGTGGGGCGTCGGGATGTGGCTGGTGCTGGTCGTGTTGATCGCCGCCGTGGCGAGTCTGCTGCCTGCCTGGCGCGCAAGCATGGTCTCGATTCGCGACGCGATCGCTTACGAGTAG
- a CDS encoding SEC-C metal-binding domain-containing protein, translating into MRMMSALLEQGREAGVIMTLLAEEAARTGRNDPCPCGSGQKFKACCQDR; encoded by the coding sequence ATGAGGATGATGTCGGCGCTCCTGGAGCAAGGCCGGGAGGCCGGTGTGATCATGACGCTTCTGGCTGAGGAGGCCGCACGCACCGGGCGCAACGATCCGTGCCCGTGCGGGAGCGGCCAGAAGTTCAAGGCGTGCTGCCAAGACCGGTGA
- a CDS encoding beta-eliminating lyase-related protein produces MSWRGFGSDNHSGAHPEVLAAMVAANEGHAHAYGDDPVTARAIAVLKRHLGDECDVAFTFNGTGANCVCLATVCRPWHSVICAQSAHINCDEAAAPERLAGVKLIPVATPDGKLTPHLVEPHLSTLGFEHAAQPRVISVSNVSEFGTVYSPDELSALADLAHAHGLLLHVDGARLANAAAALGCGLADITSKAGVDLLSLGGTKNGLVFGEAVVVFGDARTRDVVFTRKQLSQLASKMRFAAAQFEALFSGDLWLVSARHANSMATRLAEGARRAGVELSQQPQANEVFALLEHGRALTLAERFHFYTWRENARPGVDEVRWVTSWDTAAEDVDALVGALG; encoded by the coding sequence ATGAGCTGGCGAGGATTCGGCAGTGACAACCACTCGGGAGCCCACCCCGAGGTGCTCGCCGCCATGGTGGCGGCCAACGAGGGCCACGCTCACGCGTACGGAGACGATCCGGTGACTGCACGGGCGATTGCTGTTCTGAAGCGCCACCTCGGCGACGAGTGCGATGTCGCCTTCACGTTCAACGGCACCGGAGCAAACTGTGTGTGCCTCGCGACGGTGTGTCGGCCGTGGCACTCGGTCATCTGTGCCCAGTCAGCCCACATCAACTGCGATGAGGCAGCGGCGCCCGAGCGGCTGGCTGGTGTGAAGCTGATCCCCGTCGCCACGCCCGACGGCAAGCTGACACCGCACCTGGTGGAGCCCCACCTGTCCACTCTGGGTTTCGAGCACGCCGCCCAGCCGCGCGTCATCAGCGTGAGCAACGTGAGCGAGTTCGGTACCGTGTACTCGCCCGACGAGCTGTCAGCGCTCGCCGACCTGGCGCACGCACACGGGCTGCTTCTGCACGTCGATGGCGCGCGGCTGGCCAACGCGGCAGCAGCCCTGGGTTGCGGGCTTGCCGACATCACGTCCAAGGCAGGTGTGGATCTGCTCTCGCTCGGAGGCACGAAGAACGGGCTCGTCTTCGGCGAGGCGGTGGTGGTCTTCGGAGACGCTCGGACGCGCGACGTGGTCTTCACGCGCAAACAGCTCTCTCAGCTTGCGAGCAAGATGCGCTTCGCCGCCGCGCAGTTCGAGGCGCTCTTCTCCGGGGATCTGTGGCTCGTGTCAGCGCGCCACGCCAACTCGATGGCCACACGACTGGCCGAGGGCGCGCGCCGCGCGGGAGTCGAGCTCAGCCAGCAACCGCAGGCCAACGAGGTGTTCGCGCTCCTAGAACATGGTCGTGCGCTGACGCTGGCGGAGCGCTTCCACTTCTACACGTGGCGCGAGAACGCGAGGCCCGGGGTCGACGAGGTCCGCTGGGTCACGTCGTGGGACACAGCTGCCGAAGACGTCGATGCGCTTGTCGGAGCACTCGGCTGA